One region of Faecalibacter bovis genomic DNA includes:
- a CDS encoding glycerophosphodiester phosphodiesterase family protein, which translates to MFLNKLKFKHFYTLSFILLLFWNCNPNNEAKNIKQVSNQTELNFRYNQKQKNLVSAHRGGSGIENYPENAIETMQFLYEKGIQIFEIDVAKTKDNQLILMHDNSLQRTSTGRQDVNQVTLAQIKEYFLVDDFKNKTTFKIPTFSEALSWGKDKPIYFMVDIKKDVDYKMLIDEIRSNSMQNQVVLVSYSVGQAKKLNRLAPEMLLSVSMRNDREFEEMMNSGIPTDKMIAFTGTRRSPKSLHDKIHEQNIMVIFGTLGNIDKSAEARGNNIYQELESQGVDIFATDRAIEVYQTINKN; encoded by the coding sequence ATGTTTTTAAATAAGTTAAAATTTAAACATTTCTACACTTTATCTTTCATTTTATTGCTTTTTTGGAACTGTAATCCAAATAATGAAGCAAAAAATATAAAGCAAGTATCAAACCAAACTGAATTAAATTTTCGTTATAATCAAAAGCAAAAAAATTTAGTTAGTGCACATCGTGGAGGTAGCGGTATTGAAAATTATCCTGAAAATGCGATTGAAACAATGCAATTTCTATATGAAAAAGGAATTCAAATTTTCGAGATTGATGTAGCTAAAACGAAGGATAATCAACTAATATTGATGCACGACAATAGTTTACAGCGCACTTCTACAGGAAGACAAGATGTAAATCAAGTAACTTTAGCTCAAATTAAGGAATACTTTTTGGTTGATGATTTCAAGAACAAAACAACATTTAAAATTCCAACTTTTTCAGAAGCATTAAGCTGGGGAAAAGATAAACCTATCTATTTTATGGTTGATATTAAAAAAGATGTTGATTATAAAATGTTAATTGATGAAATTAGATCTAATTCTATGCAAAATCAAGTTGTTTTAGTTTCTTATTCAGTAGGACAAGCAAAAAAATTAAATCGTTTAGCTCCAGAAATGTTACTTTCAGTTTCTATGCGAAATGATCGTGAGTTTGAAGAAATGATGAACAGTGGAATACCAACTGATAAAATGATTGCTTTTACAGGTACTCGTCGTTCCCCGAAATCATTACACGATAAAATCCATGAACAAAATATTATGGTAATTTTCGGAACCTTAGGAAATATTGATAAAAGTGCTGAAGCAAGAGGAAATAACATATATCAAGAATTAGAATCGCAAGGAGTTGATATCTTTGCAACAGATAGAGCTATTGAGGTTTATCAAACTATAAATAAAAACTAA
- a CDS encoding LysM peptidoglycan-binding domain-containing protein yields the protein MKKIVSLLLFIGSTVLFAQQKTHKVEQKETVYGISKKYGVTQEELYKANPTIEKNGLQIGDLIIIPGPASSKNNEQTATQTTNYEDDQFIYLTIQPKESIYQITRKYDVTEATLKSLNPKQLENGLKVGDVIRIPKKTTSIPTVTTPSKPKEVVNPDNGYVVEKGETLYSLSKKFNVSVDDFYAENPQLQTEGLKNGMVLNIPKKSGRVVIENNTINYTVQSGDTAYNIIKKYNTDIDELIALNPEVINGLKTGMVLKLPLENNAKIVKFAEAGKVKRANDNEINIVLMLPFNADNAVSLKNNQAMQFFTGAKVALNRLTKAGKNINVKVIDTKDENDIQSILAAQDLSKTDAIIGPIKSGAVIEVADFLKGSGIGIVSPYATNEELNNYENLLIANPREEVLADQIIEEVSKTFAGEQIYLLTDSDHQDLSNYTKKSLEKSLKANVVIVNDASKIVQPNDKVGDVNYFTPIITIMVGDNDALGKQYLDRLKTFNKDYIKAFGIKSVDVYDIYDTNNAANIDAFREFGFVYSTSHIMNTRNEETKSILKDFADVYCYLPKRAEQLGFDTVFDIVDRMNSKGDFLNNVSAENTRLATKFAYKRVGNSKAYANDSARLIRLPKK from the coding sequence ATGAAAAAAATAGTATCGTTATTGCTTTTTATTGGTTCAACAGTATTATTTGCTCAACAAAAAACACACAAAGTTGAACAAAAAGAAACTGTCTATGGAATCTCTAAAAAATATGGTGTAACCCAAGAAGAATTATATAAAGCTAATCCAACAATCGAGAAAAATGGATTACAGATTGGTGATTTAATCATTATTCCTGGCCCTGCATCATCTAAAAATAATGAACAAACTGCAACTCAGACTACAAATTACGAAGACGATCAATTCATCTATTTAACGATTCAGCCGAAAGAAAGTATCTATCAAATTACTCGTAAATATGATGTTACTGAAGCGACTTTAAAATCTTTAAATCCTAAACAACTTGAAAACGGATTAAAGGTTGGAGATGTAATTCGTATTCCTAAAAAAACAACTTCGATTCCAACAGTTACAACTCCATCTAAGCCAAAAGAAGTTGTAAATCCAGATAATGGATATGTTGTGGAAAAAGGAGAAACTTTATATAGTTTATCTAAAAAATTTAATGTTTCTGTAGACGATTTTTATGCTGAAAATCCTCAATTACAAACGGAAGGATTAAAAAATGGAATGGTTCTTAACATTCCAAAAAAATCTGGACGTGTAGTTATAGAAAATAACACGATTAATTATACAGTACAATCTGGCGATACAGCATACAACATCATCAAAAAGTACAACACTGATATTGATGAATTAATTGCCTTAAATCCAGAAGTTATCAATGGCTTAAAAACTGGTATGGTTCTTAAATTACCATTAGAAAACAATGCTAAAATTGTAAAATTTGCTGAAGCTGGAAAAGTAAAACGTGCCAACGATAACGAAATTAACATTGTTTTGATGTTACCTTTCAATGCGGATAATGCGGTGTCGTTAAAGAATAACCAAGCAATGCAATTTTTTACTGGAGCTAAAGTTGCGTTAAATCGTTTAACTAAAGCTGGTAAAAATATTAATGTTAAAGTAATTGATACCAAAGACGAAAATGATATCCAATCAATTTTAGCAGCGCAAGATTTATCTAAAACAGATGCGATTATCGGACCCATTAAATCAGGTGCCGTTATCGAAGTTGCAGATTTCTTAAAAGGTTCTGGTATCGGAATTGTTTCTCCGTACGCTACAAATGAAGAATTAAATAATTACGAGAATTTGTTAATTGCAAATCCTCGCGAAGAAGTTTTAGCTGATCAGATTATCGAAGAAGTTTCTAAGACTTTTGCTGGAGAACAAATCTATTTATTAACAGATTCAGATCATCAAGATTTATCAAATTACACAAAAAAATCACTTGAAAAATCTTTAAAAGCAAATGTTGTTATTGTAAACGATGCGTCTAAAATTGTACAACCAAACGATAAAGTTGGAGACGTAAATTATTTTACTCCTATTATTACAATTATGGTTGGTGATAACGATGCTTTAGGAAAACAATATTTGGATCGATTAAAAACATTTAACAAAGATTACATCAAAGCGTTTGGAATTAAATCGGTTGATGTATACGATATTTACGATACAAATAATGCGGCTAATATTGATGCTTTCCGCGAATTTGGGTTCGTTTATAGCACAAGTCACATCATGAATACTAGAAACGAAGAAACGAAAAGTATTCTGAAAGATTTTGCAGATGTATATTGTTATTTACCTAAACGTGCAGAGCAATTAGGTTTTGATACAGTTTTTGACATCGTAGATCGAATGAATTCTAAAGGAGATTTCTTAAATAATGTATCAGCAGAAAACACAAGATTAGCAACTAAATTTGCTTACAAACGCGTTGGTAATTCAAAAGCTTATGCAAATGATTCTGCGCGATTAATTAGATTACCAAAAAAATAA
- a CDS encoding TonB dependent receptor, whose protein sequence is MAQEVQPVKGQIVNAKQEKLAFVSVTLNRAEDNSYVVDLTTDEEGNFNFEDVADGKYKVVITEFGYSQHEQLIEVVDGVVNMGTIQLLENKADQTVELKGVFIRKETSQYRNEIDKRVVEVGNDLVSAGTDAASVLNNIPSVNVDQQSGALSLRGNENVRVFVDGKPSTQSAADLLKQIPSNQIQRIEIITNPSAKYEADGKSGIINIILVKGQKKGYNVGLTTGYEQGRKSRFNSSINSNINVGDFNFFGNLNYSDRPAIQNGIMKNFDQEFDQEFQILNRGKNLSYKLGFDWFINDKNALTIYTNQWDGKWDSNINTNVIDADGTRKNINEIYSKNLGSDYSLNYKKDFGKDDHNIVLDAFYSENKPKDNRDYINTYPEDQFYTEYRDNNTKNTRINLDYTNQIIDGGKIEAGIQFRNENTNNGLTSTQEIDNNGTLINPNVSFEFDRKFYSAYTNYKHKFNKFGAQVGLRLENVQDNGTWVSPISSGAIKKDYTDLFPSAFLTYDLTEKSQLSFNYSRRIDRPGLFQLTPVPQFTTAMMTSQGNPDLNPEYTNSFELGYLKQLEKGSISGNVFYRRVTDNIVQGFEIDPEMDNRIIQYNMNYDKVDNFGVEASVNYKVSKWMSVFLAGDFTSSEMQNVSTESLTSTGSSTVGKITANVLSLRMNNNFNLTKNLTLQQFGFFRGRTKFLQGEMLEMWSMNLGLRYTFMEGKAALSARVNDVFNTMRARVNMNNPFDGEARFKWESQTFYLGFNYNFGGKVKTRAEVQQNQTQQGGGISAQ, encoded by the coding sequence ATGGCCCAAGAAGTTCAACCTGTAAAAGGACAGATTGTAAATGCTAAACAAGAAAAGTTAGCATTTGTATCAGTTACTTTAAATAGAGCTGAAGACAATTCTTATGTCGTAGATTTAACGACGGATGAAGAAGGTAACTTTAATTTTGAAGATGTAGCTGATGGTAAATATAAAGTTGTAATTACAGAATTTGGTTACTCGCAACACGAACAATTGATTGAAGTTGTAGATGGTGTTGTTAATATGGGAACAATTCAGTTATTAGAAAATAAAGCTGATCAAACGGTAGAGTTAAAAGGTGTATTTATCCGTAAAGAAACTTCACAATATCGTAATGAAATTGATAAGCGTGTGGTTGAAGTAGGAAATGATTTAGTGTCTGCTGGTACAGATGCAGCTTCAGTTCTTAATAATATTCCTTCAGTTAATGTAGATCAACAATCCGGAGCTTTAAGTTTACGCGGTAACGAAAATGTTCGTGTTTTTGTGGACGGAAAACCTTCGACACAATCGGCTGCGGATTTATTAAAACAAATTCCTTCAAATCAAATTCAGCGAATTGAGATTATCACAAATCCATCAGCGAAATATGAAGCAGACGGAAAATCAGGAATTATTAATATTATTTTAGTTAAAGGACAAAAGAAAGGTTACAATGTTGGTTTAACAACTGGATACGAACAAGGAAGAAAATCTCGTTTTAACTCGTCTATTAATTCAAATATTAATGTTGGAGATTTTAACTTTTTCGGAAATTTAAATTATTCAGATCGTCCAGCAATTCAAAACGGAATAATGAAAAATTTTGATCAAGAATTTGATCAAGAATTTCAAATCTTAAATAGAGGTAAAAATTTATCTTACAAATTAGGATTCGACTGGTTTATTAATGATAAAAATGCATTAACAATTTATACGAACCAATGGGACGGAAAATGGGATAGTAACATTAATACAAATGTGATAGATGCTGATGGGACAAGAAAAAATATTAATGAAATTTATTCTAAAAATTTAGGTTCAGATTATAGTTTAAATTATAAAAAAGACTTCGGGAAAGATGATCACAATATTGTTTTAGATGCTTTTTATTCTGAAAATAAACCGAAAGACAATAGAGATTATATCAACACTTATCCAGAAGACCAATTTTACACAGAGTATAGAGATAATAATACAAAAAATACACGTATTAATTTAGATTATACAAATCAAATTATAGACGGAGGTAAGATAGAAGCTGGAATCCAATTTAGAAATGAAAACACAAACAATGGATTAACTTCTACACAAGAAATTGATAATAACGGTACATTAATTAATCCAAATGTAAGCTTCGAATTTGATCGTAAATTTTATTCAGCTTATACAAACTACAAACATAAGTTTAACAAATTTGGAGCGCAAGTAGGATTACGTTTAGAAAATGTACAAGATAACGGAACTTGGGTTTCGCCAATTAGCAGTGGAGCAATAAAGAAAGATTATACAGATTTATTTCCTTCAGCATTCTTAACATACGATTTAACAGAAAAATCTCAGCTTTCGTTTAACTATAGCCGTCGTATCGACCGACCAGGATTATTTCAATTAACGCCTGTTCCACAGTTTACAACTGCGATGATGACGAGTCAAGGAAATCCAGATCTTAATCCAGAATATACAAATTCTTTTGAGTTAGGATATTTAAAACAATTAGAAAAAGGATCTATTTCTGGTAACGTGTTTTACCGTAGAGTAACAGATAATATTGTACAAGGTTTTGAAATTGATCCAGAAATGGACAACAGAATTATCCAATACAATATGAATTATGACAAAGTAGATAATTTCGGAGTAGAAGCTAGCGTGAATTATAAAGTTTCTAAATGGATGAGTGTTTTCTTGGCAGGAGATTTTACATCGTCTGAAATGCAAAACGTAAGTACAGAATCTTTAACATCAACAGGAAGTTCTACAGTAGGAAAAATTACAGCAAATGTATTGTCTTTACGAATGAACAATAATTTTAACCTAACAAAGAATTTGACATTACAACAATTCGGATTCTTTAGAGGTCGTACTAAATTCTTACAAGGAGAAATGTTAGAAATGTGGAGTATGAATCTTGGTTTACGTTATACGTTTATGGAAGGAAAAGCAGCTTTATCTGCTCGTGTAAATGATGTGTTCAATACAATGCGTGCAAGAGTTAATATGAATAATCCTTTTGATGGAGAAGCACGTTTCAAATGGGAATCGCAAACATTCTATTTAGGATTTAACTACAATTTTGGTGGTAAAGTAAAAACAAGAGCAGAAGTGCAACAAAACCAAACTCAACAAGGAGGTGGAATTAGTGCACAATAA
- a CDS encoding mannose-1-phosphate guanylyltransferase yields MQSNHYAVILASGTGVRLWPMSTVKKPKQFLDLLGIGKTMIQLTFNRLKKVVPEENIFVITTENYTSLVKEQIPNISDQNIIYEPRVMNTSACNLLAAMHIHEINSNAKIIVAPSDHLIYDADDFVKSVELAFEYADTDHLITLGVEPNRPDVNLSYIQILEEGLPIKKVKTFVDKPDEEFAKSFIESGDFLWNTGILIWSTKAIIEAFQTFRPGMVETLTTYFNQPERSVKLLKTIYGTLDMISINKSILEKAKNVYVIPTNIGWNDMGTWKSISDHTPVDEFENTIQNKNFITYNTENTFIYSTQDKAIVVDGLKDFVVIDSKNGLIICPKSNVKEIRSYVSDVRLNKGEKYC; encoded by the coding sequence ATGCAATCAAATCATTATGCAGTAATCTTAGCCAGCGGAACTGGTGTAAGATTATGGCCAATGAGCACTGTAAAAAAACCTAAACAGTTTTTAGATTTGTTAGGAATTGGTAAAACAATGATCCAACTTACTTTCAATCGTTTAAAAAAAGTTGTACCTGAAGAAAATATTTTTGTTATTACGACAGAAAATTACACTTCATTAGTCAAAGAACAAATCCCTAATATTTCTGATCAAAATATCATTTATGAACCTCGTGTCATGAATACTTCTGCTTGTAATTTATTAGCAGCTATGCATATTCATGAAATAAATTCTAATGCTAAAATAATTGTTGCTCCGTCTGATCATTTAATTTATGATGCGGATGATTTTGTTAAAAGCGTAGAACTTGCATTTGAATATGCGGATACAGATCATTTAATCACTTTAGGTGTAGAGCCTAATAGACCTGATGTTAATTTAAGTTACATACAAATTCTGGAAGAAGGATTACCTATAAAAAAAGTAAAAACATTTGTAGACAAACCAGATGAGGAATTTGCGAAATCTTTTATAGAAAGTGGTGACTTTTTATGGAATACTGGAATTTTAATTTGGTCAACAAAAGCTATTATTGAAGCATTCCAAACTTTCCGTCCAGGAATGGTTGAAACTTTAACCACTTATTTCAATCAACCAGAAAGAAGTGTGAAATTATTGAAAACTATTTACGGAACATTAGATATGATTTCTATTAATAAATCAATTTTAGAGAAGGCTAAAAATGTTTATGTAATTCCTACGAATATCGGTTGGAATGATATGGGAACTTGGAAATCAATTAGTGATCATACGCCAGTTGATGAATTTGAAAATACGATTCAAAATAAAAATTTCATCACCTATAATACTGAAAATACATTTATTTATTCAACTCAAGATAAAGCAATTGTTGTAGACGGTTTAAAAGATTTTGTAGTGATTGATTCTAAAAATGGATTAATAATTTGTCCAAAATCAAACGTTAAAGAAATAAGAAGCTATGTAAGCGATGTTCGACTGAACAAAGGCGAAAAATATTGTTAA
- a CDS encoding coiled-coil domain-containing protein has product MKTKEYTNLETKPTFSKNIIILLLSIALLGTIGYILYEKKRHDRELGSGADTIDDLERSREVLKQELRIARAEYDTAKVAIVNKDADMQEKDRQIFEKQKQIQNILNNEEISKEDIRKAKRLIASLKTELGEYRKQIEVLTQQNKRLQSKNEELTNQNELVVEKNKAIEEDLSTVTKEKEAQRANVNSTLAISNYTLTGLRVKSSGKEIETEKASRINKLRVTFEVDPNQNAVQENKELFIAIYKPDGELGRFEGANSGNIPLRSGKTVDYSDRVVFKFDPKNGNKINFDWKDYNFPKGEYKIDIYQNGFKIAQNKISLK; this is encoded by the coding sequence ATGAAGACTAAAGAATATACTAATTTAGAAACCAAACCTACCTTCTCTAAAAATATAATAATTCTTTTGCTTTCTATTGCTCTATTAGGTACTATTGGATACATTTTGTATGAAAAAAAGAGACATGATAGAGAATTAGGATCAGGCGCTGATACGATTGATGATTTGGAACGTTCGCGAGAAGTTTTGAAACAAGAATTACGTATCGCAAGAGCAGAATATGATACTGCAAAAGTTGCTATTGTAAATAAAGATGCAGACATGCAGGAAAAAGATCGTCAGATTTTTGAAAAACAAAAGCAAATTCAGAACATTTTAAACAACGAAGAAATTTCAAAAGAAGATATTCGTAAAGCAAAACGTTTAATAGCTTCACTAAAAACTGAACTTGGTGAATATAGAAAACAAATTGAAGTTCTTACACAACAAAATAAACGTTTACAATCTAAAAACGAAGAGCTTACAAATCAAAACGAATTAGTTGTTGAAAAAAATAAAGCCATCGAAGAAGACTTATCAACTGTAACTAAAGAAAAAGAAGCTCAACGTGCGAATGTAAATTCAACATTAGCAATTTCTAATTACACATTAACTGGTCTTCGAGTTAAAAGTTCTGGTAAAGAAATTGAAACTGAAAAAGCGAGTCGTATTAACAAATTGCGTGTAACTTTTGAAGTGGATCCTAACCAAAACGCAGTACAAGAAAATAAAGAATTGTTTATTGCTATTTATAAACCAGACGGTGAATTAGGACGTTTTGAAGGTGCAAATTCAGGAAATATTCCTTTACGCTCAGGTAAAACGGTAGACTATTCTGATAGGGTTGTTTTTAAGTTTGATCCAAAGAATGGAAATAAAATTAATTTTGATTGGAAAGATTATAATTTCCCAAAAGGTGAATATAAAATCGATATTTATCAAAATGGTTTTAAAATCGCACAGAATAAAATTTCATTAAAATAA
- a CDS encoding Rossmann-like and DUF2520 domain-containing protein: MNSIVILGAGNVAFHLTRALIENTFNVRQIFNRTLEHAKEIGEANRVSYTDKISEIEKADLYIIACADSGIEEFSHYIPFDDVLVVHTSGSSPISVLKGDYRKGVLYPLQTFTKAKKLRYDEIPFFVEAENPEDTQALKEFALRISNDVYELDFASRMEIQMCGVWASNFVNHMYKIAGDFCEKNNVPFDVLLPLISETANKVEEMNPHDAQTGPARRGDDVIVNRHLDLLKNDSRLLQIYQILTDSIKREYKD, from the coding sequence TTGAATTCAATTGTAATTTTAGGTGCTGGAAATGTTGCTTTCCACCTTACTCGTGCTTTAATAGAAAACACTTTTAATGTTAGACAAATTTTCAATCGTACACTAGAACATGCGAAAGAAATTGGTGAAGCAAATCGTGTATCTTACACTGATAAAATTTCAGAAATAGAAAAAGCTGATTTATACATCATTGCTTGTGCTGATAGTGGTATTGAAGAATTTTCTCATTACATTCCATTTGATGATGTATTGGTTGTGCATACTTCTGGTTCGTCACCTATTTCGGTTTTGAAAGGTGATTATAGAAAAGGAGTTTTATACCCATTGCAAACATTTACAAAAGCTAAAAAATTACGTTACGATGAAATTCCGTTTTTTGTAGAAGCTGAAAATCCTGAAGACACGCAAGCTTTAAAAGAATTTGCTTTAAGAATTTCAAATGATGTGTACGAATTAGATTTCGCAAGTCGTATGGAAATACAAATGTGTGGGGTTTGGGCAAGTAATTTTGTGAATCACATGTATAAAATTGCAGGTGATTTTTGTGAGAAAAACAATGTACCATTTGACGTTTTACTTCCATTAATTTCTGAAACTGCAAACAAAGTGGAAGAAATGAATCCGCATGATGCGCAAACAGGACCAGCTCGTAGAGGCGATGATGTAATTGTGAATAGACATTTAGATTTATTAAAAAATGATTCACGATTATTACAAATTTATCAAATATTAACAGACTCGATTAAAAGAGAATACAAAGACTAA
- a CDS encoding dicarboxylate/amino acid:cation symporter — translation MNKLKKNLLLQVIIAIILGIVIGNFIPESIGRIFLTFNDLFSELLNFLIPLIIVGLIVPSIGKLGQTAGKLLLTTVLIAYGSTIFSGLLGYTSAMTIFPSLLESQTGQISLGENAKELKPYFEIEFPPFFDVMPALVFSFLFGIGLSKLKNSTFEKFADDFESIITFLIQTVIIPLLPIFIFGIFLNMTYSGQVMVILNVFLKIIVVIFVLHAVLLLIQFIVAGIIAKKNPITLLKNMLPAYFTALGTQSSAATIPVTLAQTKKNGVDDDIANFAIPLNATIHLSGSMIKIVMCCLALMLIQGMPIDFMQFLGFMLMLGVAMVAAPGVPGGAIMAAIGIIASMFGFSPENQALMIALYIAMDSFGTAGNVTGDGAIAVVLNRFFGKK, via the coding sequence ATGAACAAACTCAAAAAAAACTTATTATTACAGGTTATTATTGCAATTATATTAGGAATTGTAATAGGTAATTTTATTCCAGAAAGTATTGGTAGAATCTTCCTTACTTTCAATGATTTATTTAGCGAATTATTAAACTTTTTAATTCCATTAATCATCGTAGGTCTTATTGTTCCGTCCATTGGAAAATTAGGACAAACAGCAGGAAAATTATTATTAACAACAGTGCTGATCGCTTACGGTTCTACAATTTTTTCTGGATTGTTAGGTTACACATCTGCAATGACAATTTTTCCTAGTTTATTAGAAAGCCAAACTGGACAAATAAGTTTAGGTGAAAATGCAAAAGAGTTAAAACCTTATTTTGAAATTGAATTTCCTCCGTTTTTTGACGTGATGCCTGCATTAGTATTTTCATTCCTTTTTGGAATTGGATTATCTAAACTTAAAAATTCAACTTTCGAGAAGTTCGCTGATGATTTTGAATCTATCATAACATTCTTAATTCAAACTGTTATCATTCCATTATTACCAATATTCATTTTCGGAATTTTCTTGAATATGACTTATTCTGGACAAGTAATGGTAATCTTAAATGTATTCTTAAAAATTATTGTCGTTATTTTCGTACTTCACGCAGTATTGCTTTTAATACAATTTATTGTAGCTGGTATTATTGCGAAAAAGAATCCAATCACTCTATTAAAAAATATGTTACCTGCTTATTTTACAGCTTTAGGAACACAATCTTCTGCCGCTACAATTCCTGTAACATTAGCACAAACTAAAAAAAATGGAGTTGATGATGATATTGCAAATTTTGCAATTCCTTTAAACGCAACAATTCATTTATCAGGATCTATGATAAAAATTGTAATGTGTTGTTTAGCTTTAATGTTAATCCAAGGAATGCCAATTGATTTTATGCAATTTTTAGGATTTATGTTGATGTTAGGTGTTGCTATGGTTGCTGCACCAGGTGTTCCTGGAGGCGCAATTATGGCTGCGATTGGAATTATTGCTTCAATGTTTGGATTCAGTCCAGAAAATCAAGCGTTAATGATTGCTTTATATATTGCAATGGATAGTTTTGGTACTGCAGGTAATGTTACTGGTGATGGTGCAATTGCTGTTGTCTTAAATCGATTTTTCGGAAAAAAATAA
- the bshC gene encoding bacillithiol biosynthesis cysteine-adding enzyme BshC has protein sequence MDTKTISLKDSNYFSSLMLNYIDEKEDLKQFYNRFPSFENYIIQAQDKLETYQHRTILVQQLDQQLKDLSLSKKQKKNLELLSQNNTVTITTGHQLNLFTGPIFFFYKILQVIKQCKELNKKQDKINFVPVFWMATEDHDFEEINHFHYKDRIIHWNKEHGGPVGQLLTEGLDEVFNSYLSLIPNGKKKEQIKQIIEASYLTSTTLTEATRKLVQTLFGDLGLIMIDGDDKILKQTMIPVFEKEIIENLAFQHVIPQIEKLAKLDVHAQVNPREINLFYIANPLSRERIVFENGKFHVLNTSISFTKAEILEELNTYPEKFSPNVIIRPLYQETILPNVAYIGGGGELVYWLELKTMFDAYEVDFPLLVLRNSMLIRTNKQVEKQLALNLKDEDLFRSGRNIIKENVEQNSKLIEELPDLKNQLEDLFKKLENLSTKTDVSFANMVQAQRTKQIKGFEKLEKRLVKAEIKKQEEYQNRIDLLLEDLTQNNGLQERVRHFSDFDYVDIKLFIESIYQNIKPFEFNFIINTLAEDI, from the coding sequence ATGGATACGAAAACTATAAGTTTAAAAGATTCGAATTATTTTTCTTCTTTGATGTTAAATTACATCGACGAAAAGGAAGATTTAAAACAATTTTATAATCGATTTCCATCTTTTGAAAACTATATTATACAAGCACAAGATAAACTAGAAACTTATCAACATCGTACAATATTAGTTCAACAATTAGATCAACAATTAAAAGATTTAAGTTTATCGAAAAAGCAAAAGAAAAACTTAGAACTTTTATCTCAAAATAATACAGTTACTATAACAACTGGTCATCAATTAAATCTTTTCACTGGACCAATTTTCTTTTTTTATAAAATTTTACAAGTCATTAAACAGTGTAAAGAATTAAATAAAAAGCAAGACAAAATTAATTTTGTACCTGTTTTTTGGATGGCAACTGAAGATCACGATTTTGAAGAAATTAATCATTTTCATTACAAAGATCGTATCATTCATTGGAACAAAGAACACGGTGGCCCTGTCGGACAATTATTAACAGAAGGGTTAGATGAAGTTTTTAATTCATACCTTAGTTTAATCCCAAACGGAAAGAAAAAAGAACAAATAAAACAAATAATTGAAGCTTCATATTTAACTTCTACAACATTAACAGAAGCAACAAGAAAATTAGTTCAAACTCTGTTTGGTGATTTAGGTTTAATCATGATTGATGGAGATGATAAAATTTTAAAGCAAACTATGATTCCTGTTTTTGAAAAAGAAATCATAGAAAATTTAGCTTTTCAGCACGTCATTCCACAAATTGAAAAATTAGCTAAATTAGATGTTCATGCACAAGTAAATCCGCGTGAAATTAATTTATTTTATATAGCTAATCCTTTATCAAGGGAAAGAATAGTTTTTGAAAATGGTAAATTTCATGTTTTAAACACTTCAATTTCTTTTACGAAAGCAGAAATTCTTGAAGAATTAAATACATACCCTGAAAAATTTAGTCCTAATGTAATTATTAGACCATTGTATCAAGAAACGATTTTACCAAATGTCGCTTACATTGGTGGTGGTGGCGAATTAGTTTATTGGTTAGAATTAAAAACAATGTTTGATGCTTATGAAGTTGATTTTCCATTGTTAGTTTTAAGAAATTCGATGTTAATTCGAACAAATAAACAAGTTGAAAAACAATTGGCTTTAAATTTGAAGGATGAAGATTTGTTTCGATCAGGACGCAACATCATAAAAGAAAACGTTGAACAAAATTCTAAATTAATTGAAGAACTTCCAGATTTAAAAAATCAATTAGAAGATTTATTCAAGAAATTAGAAAATTTATCGACTAAAACTGATGTTAGTTTTGCCAACATGGTTCAGGCTCAAAGAACAAAGCAAATTAAAGGCTTTGAAAAGCTTGAAAAAAGATTGGTAAAAGCTGAAATTAAGAAACAAGAAGAGTATCAAAATAGAATAGATCTATTATTAGAAGATTTAACACAAAACAATGGCTTACAAGAACGTGTGCGTCATTTTTCGGATTTCGATTATGTAGATATTAAACTTTTTATCGAATCGATCTATCAAAATATTAAACCATTTGAGTTTAACTTTATCATAAATACATTAGCCGAAGATATTTAA